From Primulina tabacum isolate GXHZ01 chromosome 2, ASM2559414v2, whole genome shotgun sequence, one genomic window encodes:
- the LOC142536108 gene encoding putative serine/threonine-protein kinase PBL23 isoform X2: protein MGTEIDDNYKKKEHLVLAAILVIASVAVASLLVTFSYYCYLRYKLSKRFTTQRKRGTDYESKARNVAKAEVTTDRGLEVFTFKQLHLATGGLGKSYVVGHGAFGLVYKGVLQNGRKVAVKLMDQAGKQGEEEFTVEVELLGRLCSPYLLPLVGYCSEGNHKMLVYEFMANGGLQEHLYPIINGSKTASSKLNWDIRLRIALEAAKGLEYLHEHVNPPVIHRDFKSSNILLDENFRAKVSDFGLAKLGSEKAGGHVSTRVLGTQGYVAPDYGIVLLELLTGRVPVDMKGPPGEGVLVSWALPRLTDREKVGEIMDPALEGQYSMKEVIQVAAIAAMCVQPEADYRPLMEDVVQSLVPLVKHHKPSKPGNAPSFHTNSIS from the exons ATGGGAACTGAAATTGATGATAACTACAAGAAAAAGGAGCACTTAGTGTTGGCTGCAATCTTGGTTATCGCATCAGTTGCAGTTGCTTCATTGCTTGTGACATTCAGTTACTACTGCTACCTAAGATACAAACTCTCCAAGCGCTTCACCACCCAACGAAAAA GAGGGACTGATTATGAGTCCAAAGCTAGAAATGTTGCTAAAGCTGAAGTTACTACTGATAGAGGACTTGAAGTGTTTACTTTCAAGCAGCTGCATTTGGCCACTGGTGGACTCGGGAAATCTTATGTGGTTGGTCACGGTGCATTCGGATTAGTATACAAAGGAGTTCTTCAAAATGGGAGAAAGGTTGCGGTTAAGCTGATGGACCAAGCTGGAAAGCAGGGAGAAGAGGAATTTACTGTTGAG GTAGAGTTGTTGGGTCGATTATGTTCGCCGTATTTGCTGCCTTTAGTTGGGTATTGCTCAGAAGGCAACCATAAAATGCTGGTTTATGAGTTCATGGCCAATGGAGGCCTGCAGGAACATCTGTACCCCATCATTAATG GTTCTAAAACCGCTTCTTCGAAACTGAACTGGGACATTCGATTGCGGATAGCTTTAGAGGCAGCAAAAGGTTTGGAGTATCTGCATGAACATGTTAATCCTCCGGTGATACATCGAGATTTCAAAAGCAGCAATATCCTTCTCGACGAAAACTTTCGTGCCAAAGTTTCCGATTTTGGATTGGCGAAACTTGGATCTGAGAAAGCTGGTGGACATGTCTCTACACGAGTCTTGGGCACTCAGGGATACGTTGCACCTGA CTATGGAATTGTGCTCCTTGAGTTGCTAACCGGCCGAGTTCCAGTAGACATGAAGGGGCCTCCTGGGGAAGGTGTTCTTGTTTCATGG GCCTTGCCCCGGCTTACGGATAGAGAAAAAGTAGGTGAAATTATGGATCCAGCATTAGAGGGTCAGTACTCAATGAAAGAGGTAATTCAAGTCGCCGCCATCGCTGCCATGTGTGTCCAACCAGAAGCGGATTACAGACCTCTCATGGAGGATGTCGTGCAGTCACTCGTCCCTTTAGTCAAGCACCACAAGCCTTCAAAGCCAGGAAACGCCCCCAGTTTTCATACCAACTCCATCTCCTAA
- the LOC142536108 gene encoding putative serine/threonine-protein kinase PBL23 isoform X1, with translation MGTEIDDNYKKKEHLVLAAILVIASVAVASLLVTFSYYCYLRYKLSKRFTTQRKRGTDYESKARNVAKAEVTTDRGLEVFTFKQLHLATGGLGKSYVVGHGAFGLVYKGVLQNGRKVAVKLMDQAGKQGEEEFTVEVELLGRLCSPYLLPLVGYCSEGNHKMLVYEFMANGGLQEHLYPIINGSKTASSKLNWDIRLRIALEAAKGLEYLHEHVNPPVIHRDFKSSNILLDENFRAKVSDFGLAKLGSEKAGGHVSTRVLGTQGYVAPEYALTGHLTTKSDVYSYGIVLLELLTGRVPVDMKGPPGEGVLVSWALPRLTDREKVGEIMDPALEGQYSMKEVIQVAAIAAMCVQPEADYRPLMEDVVQSLVPLVKHHKPSKPGNAPSFHTNSIS, from the exons ATGGGAACTGAAATTGATGATAACTACAAGAAAAAGGAGCACTTAGTGTTGGCTGCAATCTTGGTTATCGCATCAGTTGCAGTTGCTTCATTGCTTGTGACATTCAGTTACTACTGCTACCTAAGATACAAACTCTCCAAGCGCTTCACCACCCAACGAAAAA GAGGGACTGATTATGAGTCCAAAGCTAGAAATGTTGCTAAAGCTGAAGTTACTACTGATAGAGGACTTGAAGTGTTTACTTTCAAGCAGCTGCATTTGGCCACTGGTGGACTCGGGAAATCTTATGTGGTTGGTCACGGTGCATTCGGATTAGTATACAAAGGAGTTCTTCAAAATGGGAGAAAGGTTGCGGTTAAGCTGATGGACCAAGCTGGAAAGCAGGGAGAAGAGGAATTTACTGTTGAG GTAGAGTTGTTGGGTCGATTATGTTCGCCGTATTTGCTGCCTTTAGTTGGGTATTGCTCAGAAGGCAACCATAAAATGCTGGTTTATGAGTTCATGGCCAATGGAGGCCTGCAGGAACATCTGTACCCCATCATTAATG GTTCTAAAACCGCTTCTTCGAAACTGAACTGGGACATTCGATTGCGGATAGCTTTAGAGGCAGCAAAAGGTTTGGAGTATCTGCATGAACATGTTAATCCTCCGGTGATACATCGAGATTTCAAAAGCAGCAATATCCTTCTCGACGAAAACTTTCGTGCCAAAGTTTCCGATTTTGGATTGGCGAAACTTGGATCTGAGAAAGCTGGTGGACATGTCTCTACACGAGTCTTGGGCACTCAGGGATACGTTGCACCTGA ATATGCTCTAACTGGACATCTGACCACAAAATCCGATGTGTATAGCTATGGAATTGTGCTCCTTGAGTTGCTAACCGGCCGAGTTCCAGTAGACATGAAGGGGCCTCCTGGGGAAGGTGTTCTTGTTTCATGG GCCTTGCCCCGGCTTACGGATAGAGAAAAAGTAGGTGAAATTATGGATCCAGCATTAGAGGGTCAGTACTCAATGAAAGAGGTAATTCAAGTCGCCGCCATCGCTGCCATGTGTGTCCAACCAGAAGCGGATTACAGACCTCTCATGGAGGATGTCGTGCAGTCACTCGTCCCTTTAGTCAAGCACCACAAGCCTTCAAAGCCAGGAAACGCCCCCAGTTTTCATACCAACTCCATCTCCTAA
- the LOC142538025 gene encoding uncharacterized protein LOC142538025: METEEEMNKTRSNSTQESQQNKILYAKDSSDERVCGEKNNPGKNRDCSIDVIKGDDANGVSRNSESTNAERICRICHFGDESSLEGSELIELGCDCKGELGWSHQRCAEAWFWQKGDRQCEICGTMAKNIDNKSAEETSLFLMEWNEMRLVAATLDDSQASSQRCKQYFCRFLAVCLVLAFLLPWLFRGIRVL; this comes from the exons ATGGAGACCGAAGAAGAAATGAACAAGACTAGATCAAATTCAACTCAAGAAAGTCAGCAGAACAAGATTCTATATGCTAAAGATTCTTCTGATGAGCGTGTTTGTGGTGAAAAAAACAATCCAGGGAAGAATCGTGACTGTTCCATTGATGTAATTAAGGGTGATGATGCCAATGGTGTATCAAGAAACAGTGAGAGTACAAACGCAGAAAGGATTTGCAGAATATGTCATTTCGGCGATGAATCTTCCTTGGAAGGATCGGAACTCATCGAGCTTGGTTGCGACTGCAAAGGCGAGCTAGGGTGGTCGCACCAGCGTTGTGCTGAGGCCTGGTTTTGGCAGAAGGGTGATag ACAGTGCGAAATATGTGGAACGATGGCTAAAAACATCGACAACAAGAGTGCAGAGGAAACCTCACTATTCTTGATGGAGTGGAATGAAATGAGGCTCGTCGCGGCCACCCTCGACGATTCTCAAGCGAGCTCGCAGCGCTGCAAGCAATATTTCTGCAGATTCTTGGCAGTGTGCCTGGTTCTCGCCTTCCTGTTGCCATGGCTTTTTAGAGGAATCCGTGTTCTTTAG
- the LOC142536085 gene encoding aspartate aminotransferase, mitochondrial isoform X1, which produces MALLLRSRVLKSGVVRGGAARSMSTAWWRHVEPAPKDPILGVTEAFLADPSPNKVNVGVGAYRDDNGKPVVLECVREAERRIAGSMNMEYLPMGGSVKMVDETLKLAYGENSDLIKDRRIAAVQALSGTGACRLFADFQKRFSPDSQVYIPVPTWANHHNIWRDADVPQRTFHYYHPESRGLDFASMIDDIKNAPDASFFLLHACAHNPTGVDPSEEQWKEISYQFKVKGHYALFDMAYQGFASGDPERDAKSIRIFLEDGHMIGCAQSYAKNMGLYGQRVGCLSVVCEDEKQAVAVKSQLQQLARPMYSNPPVHGALIVSTILGDPDLKKLWLKEVKGMADRIIGMRTALRENLENLGSPLSWEHITKQIGMFCYSGMTPEQVDRLTSEFHIYLTRNGRISMAGVTTGNVGYLADAIHKVTKSG; this is translated from the exons ATGGCGCTGCTGCTTCGGAGTCGGGTCTTGAAATCCGGCGTGGTCAGAGGTGGAGCAGCTCGATCCATGTCCACGGCGTGGTGGCGCCACGTGGAGCCAGCTCCTAAAGATCCGATATTAGGTGTCACCGAAGCCTTTCTCGCCGATCCTAGTCCAAACAAAGTCAACGTCGGAGTT GGTGCATATCGTGATGATAATGGGAAACCCGTGGTGCTGGAGTGCGTCAGAGAGGCGGAGCGGAGAATTGCCGGCAGTATGAACAT GGAGTACCTTCCCATGGGAGGAAGTGTAAAAATGGTGGACGAGACTTTGAAGCTGGCTTACGGGGAAAATTCTGACTTGATTAAAGATAGACGAATTGCTGCTGTACAAGCTCTCTCTGGGACTGGTGCATGCAGGCTCTTTGCAGACTTTCAAAAACGTTTTTCCCCTGATTCACAAGTATATATTCCAGTTCCCACCTGGGCCAA TCATCACAACATCTGGAGAGATGCCGATGTTCCCCAGAGAACGTTCCATTATTATCATCCAGAATCAAGGGGTTTGGACTTTGCTTCAATGATTGATGACATAAAG AATGCGCCAGATGCATCATTCTTCCTGCTTCACGCTTGTGCTCATAACCCAACTGGAGTTGACCCTTCAGAAGAACAGTGGAAGGAAATCTCGTACCAATTTAAG GTTAAAGGACATTATGCCTTATTTGACATGGCCTATCAAGGTTTTGCTAGCGGTGATCCAGAAAGGGATGCAAAGTCCATTCGAATTTTTCTTGAGGATGGCCATATGATTGGATGTGCTCAATCTTATGCAAAGAACATGGGACTCTATGGCCAGAGAGTCGGTTGCTTGAG CGTGGTTTGTGAGGATGAAAAACAAGCTGTAGCAGTGAAAAGCCAGTTGCAGCAGCTTGCAAGGCCAATGTACAGTAATCCACCCGTCCATGGCGCCCTAATCGTTTCCACGATTCTCGGTGATCCAGACTTGAAAAAATTATGGTTGAAGGAAGTAAAA GGAATGGCTGATAGGATAATTGGAATGAGAACTGCACTAAGAGAGAATCTCGAGAACTTGGGTTCCCCCCTTTCGTGGGAGCACATAACCAAGCAG ATTGGCATGTTTTGCTATAGTGGGATGACACCAGAACAAGTCGATCGCCTGACAAGTGAATTTCACATTTACTTGACCCGCAACGGACGCATTAG TATGGCTGGGGTGACGACGGGAAATGTTGGTTACTTGGCCGACGCTATACACAAGGTCACGAAATCAGGTTAG
- the LOC142536085 gene encoding aspartate aminotransferase, mitochondrial isoform X2, whose product MGGSVKMVDETLKLAYGENSDLIKDRRIAAVQALSGTGACRLFADFQKRFSPDSQVYIPVPTWANHHNIWRDADVPQRTFHYYHPESRGLDFASMIDDIKNAPDASFFLLHACAHNPTGVDPSEEQWKEISYQFKVKGHYALFDMAYQGFASGDPERDAKSIRIFLEDGHMIGCAQSYAKNMGLYGQRVGCLSVVCEDEKQAVAVKSQLQQLARPMYSNPPVHGALIVSTILGDPDLKKLWLKEVKGMADRIIGMRTALRENLENLGSPLSWEHITKQIGMFCYSGMTPEQVDRLTSEFHIYLTRNGRISMAGVTTGNVGYLADAIHKVTKSG is encoded by the exons ATGGGAGGAAGTGTAAAAATGGTGGACGAGACTTTGAAGCTGGCTTACGGGGAAAATTCTGACTTGATTAAAGATAGACGAATTGCTGCTGTACAAGCTCTCTCTGGGACTGGTGCATGCAGGCTCTTTGCAGACTTTCAAAAACGTTTTTCCCCTGATTCACAAGTATATATTCCAGTTCCCACCTGGGCCAA TCATCACAACATCTGGAGAGATGCCGATGTTCCCCAGAGAACGTTCCATTATTATCATCCAGAATCAAGGGGTTTGGACTTTGCTTCAATGATTGATGACATAAAG AATGCGCCAGATGCATCATTCTTCCTGCTTCACGCTTGTGCTCATAACCCAACTGGAGTTGACCCTTCAGAAGAACAGTGGAAGGAAATCTCGTACCAATTTAAG GTTAAAGGACATTATGCCTTATTTGACATGGCCTATCAAGGTTTTGCTAGCGGTGATCCAGAAAGGGATGCAAAGTCCATTCGAATTTTTCTTGAGGATGGCCATATGATTGGATGTGCTCAATCTTATGCAAAGAACATGGGACTCTATGGCCAGAGAGTCGGTTGCTTGAG CGTGGTTTGTGAGGATGAAAAACAAGCTGTAGCAGTGAAAAGCCAGTTGCAGCAGCTTGCAAGGCCAATGTACAGTAATCCACCCGTCCATGGCGCCCTAATCGTTTCCACGATTCTCGGTGATCCAGACTTGAAAAAATTATGGTTGAAGGAAGTAAAA GGAATGGCTGATAGGATAATTGGAATGAGAACTGCACTAAGAGAGAATCTCGAGAACTTGGGTTCCCCCCTTTCGTGGGAGCACATAACCAAGCAG ATTGGCATGTTTTGCTATAGTGGGATGACACCAGAACAAGTCGATCGCCTGACAAGTGAATTTCACATTTACTTGACCCGCAACGGACGCATTAG TATGGCTGGGGTGACGACGGGAAATGTTGGTTACTTGGCCGACGCTATACACAAGGTCACGAAATCAGGTTAG
- the LOC142536108 gene encoding putative serine/threonine-protein kinase PBL23 isoform X3, producing MRIVICSELHHWFLKVSGGTDYESKARNVAKAEVTTDRGLEVFTFKQLHLATGGLGKSYVVGHGAFGLVYKGVLQNGRKVAVKLMDQAGKQGEEEFTVEVELLGRLCSPYLLPLVGYCSEGNHKMLVYEFMANGGLQEHLYPIINGSKTASSKLNWDIRLRIALEAAKGLEYLHEHVNPPVIHRDFKSSNILLDENFRAKVSDFGLAKLGSEKAGGHVSTRVLGTQGYVAPEYALTGHLTTKSDVYSYGIVLLELLTGRVPVDMKGPPGEGVLVSWALPRLTDREKVGEIMDPALEGQYSMKEVIQVAAIAAMCVQPEADYRPLMEDVVQSLVPLVKHHKPSKPGNAPSFHTNSIS from the exons ATGCGTATTGTTATTTGTAGTGAATTGCATCACTGGTTCTTGAAAGTTTCAG GAGGGACTGATTATGAGTCCAAAGCTAGAAATGTTGCTAAAGCTGAAGTTACTACTGATAGAGGACTTGAAGTGTTTACTTTCAAGCAGCTGCATTTGGCCACTGGTGGACTCGGGAAATCTTATGTGGTTGGTCACGGTGCATTCGGATTAGTATACAAAGGAGTTCTTCAAAATGGGAGAAAGGTTGCGGTTAAGCTGATGGACCAAGCTGGAAAGCAGGGAGAAGAGGAATTTACTGTTGAG GTAGAGTTGTTGGGTCGATTATGTTCGCCGTATTTGCTGCCTTTAGTTGGGTATTGCTCAGAAGGCAACCATAAAATGCTGGTTTATGAGTTCATGGCCAATGGAGGCCTGCAGGAACATCTGTACCCCATCATTAATG GTTCTAAAACCGCTTCTTCGAAACTGAACTGGGACATTCGATTGCGGATAGCTTTAGAGGCAGCAAAAGGTTTGGAGTATCTGCATGAACATGTTAATCCTCCGGTGATACATCGAGATTTCAAAAGCAGCAATATCCTTCTCGACGAAAACTTTCGTGCCAAAGTTTCCGATTTTGGATTGGCGAAACTTGGATCTGAGAAAGCTGGTGGACATGTCTCTACACGAGTCTTGGGCACTCAGGGATACGTTGCACCTGA ATATGCTCTAACTGGACATCTGACCACAAAATCCGATGTGTATAGCTATGGAATTGTGCTCCTTGAGTTGCTAACCGGCCGAGTTCCAGTAGACATGAAGGGGCCTCCTGGGGAAGGTGTTCTTGTTTCATGG GCCTTGCCCCGGCTTACGGATAGAGAAAAAGTAGGTGAAATTATGGATCCAGCATTAGAGGGTCAGTACTCAATGAAAGAGGTAATTCAAGTCGCCGCCATCGCTGCCATGTGTGTCCAACCAGAAGCGGATTACAGACCTCTCATGGAGGATGTCGTGCAGTCACTCGTCCCTTTAGTCAAGCACCACAAGCCTTCAAAGCCAGGAAACGCCCCCAGTTTTCATACCAACTCCATCTCCTAA